One stretch of Roseimicrobium sp. ORNL1 DNA includes these proteins:
- a CDS encoding HlyD family secretion protein, producing the protein MELILLIIYSVIVWLIFFKFKLLPWNITSQVIVVTIPVFALTVLILFMNIVAPSSHDVRAMNYVIPIVPRVTGQVTEVPIEPNRPIKKGDVLFKIDPVPFKEAVNAAEAKLAELKVGLITAQAYQRGLDDELKNAQSVTQSIVARLDLAKKRVEQYTSLAAAGAGRRAEQEQAESDVANLQSQIAGAQANESKIKQKIEARTEAGEIDEVAQAKAQIAKAEADLVAAKYDLDGTTHLAPANGRVANLALRPGVRSTQFATMPVMSFIEEDDPWVLAFFKQNELRNVEPGNEAEIFLKMYPGRIIKCKVDSILWATAQGQMPISGNLPNTLPVEMPEQRIAVRLLVEPKDKELFLAAGARGGGAIYTEKGKMIHIVRKVFVRVSTKLDWFVFKLH; encoded by the coding sequence ATGGAACTCATCCTGCTCATCATTTATTCGGTCATCGTCTGGCTGATCTTTTTCAAGTTCAAGCTGCTGCCGTGGAACATCACGAGCCAGGTCATCGTGGTGACGATTCCCGTCTTCGCGCTGACGGTGCTGATTCTGTTCATGAACATCGTCGCTCCGTCCTCCCACGACGTGCGCGCCATGAACTATGTGATTCCCATCGTGCCTCGCGTGACCGGTCAGGTTACTGAGGTTCCCATTGAGCCCAATCGTCCCATCAAGAAGGGCGATGTGCTCTTCAAGATCGATCCCGTACCTTTTAAGGAGGCCGTGAATGCTGCTGAGGCAAAGCTGGCGGAATTGAAGGTCGGATTGATTACCGCGCAGGCCTATCAGCGCGGTCTCGATGACGAGCTCAAAAATGCGCAATCTGTCACGCAGTCCATCGTGGCCAGGCTGGATCTGGCGAAGAAGCGCGTGGAGCAGTACACCTCGCTCGCGGCAGCGGGCGCGGGGAGGCGTGCAGAGCAGGAGCAGGCCGAGTCCGACGTGGCGAATCTGCAGAGCCAGATCGCCGGCGCGCAGGCGAACGAATCGAAGATCAAGCAGAAGATCGAAGCTCGCACGGAAGCGGGTGAGATCGACGAGGTGGCACAAGCCAAGGCGCAAATTGCCAAGGCGGAGGCGGATCTCGTGGCTGCGAAGTATGATCTGGATGGCACCACGCATCTTGCGCCGGCCAATGGCCGTGTGGCGAACCTCGCCCTTCGTCCGGGCGTGCGCTCCACGCAGTTTGCGACCATGCCGGTCATGAGCTTTATCGAAGAAGACGACCCCTGGGTGCTGGCCTTTTTCAAACAGAACGAACTCCGCAACGTGGAGCCGGGGAATGAGGCGGAGATCTTCCTGAAGATGTACCCGGGCCGTATCATCAAGTGCAAGGTGGACTCCATCCTGTGGGCTACGGCACAGGGACAGATGCCCATCAGCGGAAACCTTCCCAACACGCTTCCCGTGGAGATGCCGGAGCAGCGCATCGCAGTGCGCCTCCTCGTGGAACCGAAGGACAAGGAGCTGTTCCTGGCTGCGGGTGCGCGTGGCGGTGGCGCCATCTACACGGAGAAGGGCAAGATGATTCACATCGTCCGCAAGGTCTTCGTCCGCGTGTCCACGAAGCTCGACTGGTTCGTCTTCAAACTTCACTGA
- a CDS encoding DUF3302 domain-containing protein, whose protein sequence is MNTLPETFRTPPGSTKPFRPRVWVWPLVMLSWVASPAQAHASLFHGETLDAIANGISWVAIILAPIIGIVAFWLVHILPEKIAEKKKHPQTGAIQCLCLLSLVFGGLLWPIAWLWAYSKPVLYKAAYGTDVDESVGHGHKEKKEEEKKGGKA, encoded by the coding sequence CCCGGATCCACCAAGCCTTTCCGGCCCCGCGTGTGGGTGTGGCCGCTCGTGATGCTTTCCTGGGTGGCCTCACCCGCGCAGGCACATGCCTCCCTCTTTCACGGGGAAACCCTGGATGCCATCGCCAATGGCATTTCCTGGGTGGCTATCATCCTCGCGCCCATCATCGGTATCGTGGCCTTTTGGTTGGTGCACATTCTTCCCGAGAAGATTGCAGAAAAGAAAAAGCATCCGCAGACTGGCGCCATTCAGTGCTTGTGCCTGCTCTCATTGGTGTTTGGAGGCTTGCTCTGGCCCATCGCCTGGCTCTGGGCATACTCCAAGCCCGTGCTCTACAAGGCTGCTTACGGCACCGATGTCGATGAATCCGTCGGTCACGGACACAAGGAGAAGAAGGAAGAAGAGAAGAAGGGAGGGAAAGCCTGA